The following coding sequences are from one Lolium rigidum isolate FL_2022 chromosome 6, APGP_CSIRO_Lrig_0.1, whole genome shotgun sequence window:
- the LOC124660751 gene encoding ubiquitin-conjugating enzyme E2 36: MANSNLPRRIIKETQRLLSEPAPGISASPSEENMRYFNVMILGPAQSPYEGGVFKLELFLPEEYPMAAPKVRFLTKIYHPNIDKLGRICLDILKDKWSPALQIRTVLLSIQALLSAPNPDDPLSDNIAKHWKSNEAEAVETAKEWTRLYASGA, translated from the exons ATGGCCAACAGCAACCTCCCGCGACGAATCATCAAG GAGACGCAGAGGCTCCTCAGCGAGCCAG CGCCGGGGATCAGCGCATCGCCCTCGGAGGAGAACATGCGCTACTTCAacgtcatgatccttgggccggcGCAGTCGCCCTATGAAG GTGGAGTTTTTAAGCTGGAACTCTTTTTACCAGAGGAATATCCGATGGCTGCCCCGAAG GTTAGGTTTCTGACCAAAATATACCATCCCAACATTGACAAG CTTGGTAGGATATGCCTTGACATTCTAAAGGACAAATGGAGTCCGGCTCTTCAGATTCGAACAGTTCTCTTGAG TATCCAGGCACTCCTAAGTGCACCAAACCCAGATGACCCTCTCTCTGATAACATTGCTAAGCACTGGAAGTCCAACGAGGCAGAAGCTGTTGAAACAG CGAAGGAGTGGACTCGTCTGTACGCCAGCGGTGCATGA
- the LOC124667334 gene encoding katanin p60 ATPase-containing subunit A-like 2, whose protein sequence is MAAADDDEPSITRWSFEDFERYYDAGLGIRHQPKGDGDDDDEAPAPLPLGSGSADSARANGGADLAVFEQYERLDRNVEFRNGAMEAGAPQKSLLPSFESAETRNLAETLLRDIIRGSPDVKWESIKGLETAKRLLKEAVVMPIKYPKYFTGLLSPWKGILLFGPPGTGKTMLAKAVATECKTTFFNISASSIVSKWRGDSEKLVKVLFELARHHAPSTIFLDEIDAIISQRGEARSEHEASRRLKTELLIQMDGLTKTDELVFVLAATNLPWELDAAMLRRLEKRILVPLPEPEARHAMFEEFLPSTPDAMEVSYDILVENTEGYSGSDIRLVCKEAAMQPLRRIMAALEGIQEEVHEDDLPEVGPVTAEDIELALRNTRPSAHLHAHRYEKFNQDYGSHVLS, encoded by the exons atggccgccgccgacgacgacgagcccTCCATTACCCGCTGGTCCTTCGAG GATTTCGAGCGGTACTACGACGCGGGCCTCGGCATCCGCCACCAGCCCAAGGgcgacggagacgacgacgacgaggcgccggcgcctCTCCCGCTCGGATCAGGCTCCGCCGACAGCGCCCGCGCCAACGGCGGCGCTGACCTCGCCGTCTTCGAGCAGTACGAGCGCCtg GATAGAAATGTGGAGTTCCGCAACGGGGCAATGGAGGCTGGGGCGCC GCAGAAATCTCTGCTCCCTTCTTTTGAATCTGCAGAAACACGCAACTTAGCCGAGACATTGTTGAG GGATATCATTCGTGGGAGTCCAGATGTTAAATGGGAAAGCATCAAAGGTTTGGAAACCGCAAAGCGTCTTCTTAAAGAAGCAGTTGTCATGCCTATAAAGTATCCCAA ATACTTCACTGGTCTATTATCTCCTTGGAAAGGCATATTGCTTTTTGGTCCACCGGGAACAGGAAAG ACAATGCTGGCAAAAGCTGTGGCTACTGAGTGCAAAACAACCTTTTTCAATATTTCAGCTTCATCAATTGTTAGCAAATGGCGTG GTGACTCGGAGAAACTTGTAAAAGTATTATTTGAGCTTGCGCGGCATCATGCACCATCTACCATTTTTCTTGatgagattgatgctattattagCCAACGTGGCGAAGCTCGTAGTGAACATGAAGCCAGTCGGCGATTAAAGACTGAACTATTAATACAG ATGGATGGACTGACTAAGACAGATGAGCTTGTTTTTGTTCTTGCGGCCACAAATTTACCATGGGAACTGGATGCAGCAATGTTACGCCGATTGGAAAAACGT ATTCTCGTGCCCTTACCAGAGCCAGAAGCTAGACATGCTATGTTTGAAGAGTTCCTACCTTCTACTCCTGATGCAATGGAGGTTTCGTATGATATTCTTGTGGAGAACACTGAAGGATATTCGGGCTCTGATATACGCCTTGTGTGCAAGGAGGCTGCAATGCAACCCCTTAGACGGATAATGGCAGCTCTAGAAGGCATCCAAGAAGAAGTGCATGAGGATG ATTTGCCTGAAGTTGGTCCAGTAACGGCAGAGGATATTGAACTTGCTTTGAGGAATACACGGCCGTCTGCTCATCTCCATGCACATAGATACGAAAAATTCAATCAAGATTATGGCAGCCATGTCCTCAGCTAA